A window of Solanum stenotomum isolate F172 chromosome 3, ASM1918654v1, whole genome shotgun sequence contains these coding sequences:
- the LOC125857587 gene encoding nuclear transcription factor Y subunit C-1-like — MENSPQQSAANAAAAAAAAQSAGYPTQPPYHHLLQQQQQQLQMFWTYQRQEIEQVNDFKNHQLPLARIKKIMKADEDVRMISAEAPILFAKACELFILELTIRSWLHAEENKRRTLQKNDIAAAITRTDIFDFLVDIVPRDEIKEEGAGLGPGMVGSTASGVPYYYPPMGQPAPPGVMMGRPAMPGVDPSMYVQPPPPPSQAWQSVWQAAEDNSYAGGGSNGQGNLDG, encoded by the coding sequence ATGGAAAACAGCCCTCAGCAATCGGCGGCGAATGCAGCGGCGGCGGCTGCAGCGGCTCAGTCCGCTGGGTATCCGACTCAGCCACCTTACCACCATCTCCTTCAGCAACAGCAGCAGCAGTTACAGATGTTTTGGACCTACCAACGCCAGGAAATCGAACAGGTTAACGATTTTAAGAACCATCAACTTCCCCTTGCCCGAATCAAGAAGATCATGAAAGCTGACGAAGATGTCCGTATGATCTCCGCTGAAGCACCCATTTTGTTTGCCAAGGCATGTGAGCTTTTCATTCTGGAACTCACTATTCGTTCCTGGCTTCACGCTGAGGAAAACAAGCGACGGACTCTGCAGAAGAATGACATCGCTGCGGCGATTACGCGGACTGACATTTTCGATTTCCTTGTTGACATTGTTCCGAGGGATGAGATCAAGGAAGAGGGTGCTGGTCTTGGGCCTGGCATGGTGGGTTCCACAGCAAGTGGTGTTCCGTACTATTATCCACCAATGGGACAGCCTGCTCCACCTGGGGTGATGATGGGAAGGCCTGCTATGCCTGGGGTTGATCCTTCAATGTACGTCCAGCCTCCGCCACCACCATCGCAGGCGTGGCAGTCCGTTTGGCAGGCTGCTGAGGATAATTCTTATGCTGGTGGAGGCAGCAATGGACAGGGTAACCTTGATGGTTAA
- the LOC125857592 gene encoding protein transport protein Sec61 subunit gamma-1 — MDALDSVFDPLRDFAKDSVRLVKRCHKPDRKEFTKVATRTAIGFVVMGFVGFFVKLIFIPINNIIVGAS, encoded by the exons ATGGATGCTCTCGACTCTGTTTTCGATCCCCTTAGAGATTTCGCCAAAGACAGCGTTAGGCTTGTAAAGAGGTGCCACAAGCCAGATCGCAAAG AATTCACCAAAGTTGCTACTCGTACTGCAATCGGCTTCGTTGTGATGGGATTTGTAGGATTTTTCGTCAAATTGATCTTCATTCCTATCAACAACATCATCGTTGGTGCTTCTTAA